In a genomic window of Sarcophilus harrisii chromosome 4, mSarHar1.11, whole genome shotgun sequence:
- the LOC100913611 gene encoding LOW QUALITY PROTEIN: cornulin (The sequence of the model RefSeq protein was modified relative to this genomic sequence to represent the inferred CDS: inserted 2 bases in 1 codon; deleted 1 base in 1 codon) has protein sequence MPQLLGNIDGIIQAFTRYAKTEGDCTTLTRGELKKLLEQELADVIVKPHDPATVDQVFRLLDEDSKGTVDFKEFLLLVFKVTQACYKTLNESPEGACGTQEPESQHPGSTQQMRDDHTSTGRVEREQDHNRNREEERTFPGQNRNNLTTRTQTRGQDFTSAEVCGQERQPETQEQERGIQQIRDKTEGQRQTEAGTRQTREQGRTHQTNETVTGGQSQIHTGTTQIREQGRTHQTSDTLTGGQSQTHTGTTQXREQGRTHQTSDTLTGGQSQTHTGTTQTREQGRTHQTSDTLTGDQSQTHTGTTQTREQGRTHQTSDTLTGGQSQTHTGTTQTRGQGRTHQTSDTLTGGQSQTHTGTTQTREQGRTHQTSDTLTGGQSQTHTGTTQTREQGRTHQTSDTLTGGQSQTHTGTTQTREQDRTHQTSDTLTGGQSQTHTGTTQTREQGRTHQTNETVTGGQSQIHTGTTQIREQGRTHQTSDTLTGGQSQTHTGTTQTREQGRTHQTSDTLTGGQSQTHTGTTQTREQGRTHQTSDTLTGDQSQIRIHISHSGKQDQSHHKNEWMTGGQSQVHTGTSQVREPGRTHQSNESMIGGQSQTGITQNRNHETGYTVKEQLETGYGYSRGTETQGQNQITRGTVVGGQTQTQAGEWDQTQAGSSQGWSQERSQQTRGQGHSQMGSSLSGRQDYSGSQTSCSMTGGLLESDDCQTQESTIGGQDWNRQQTRETVVEQQDQRNLHASESEIHGQKTTQLGGASQAQGGKLGLNAQSLYSYFKDNKP, from the exons ATGCCTCAGTTGCTTGGAAACATCGATGGGATCATCCAGGCCTTCACCCGTTATGCCAAAACTGAGGGTGATTGTACCACACTTACCCGTGGGGAGCTCAAAAAGCTCTTGGAGCAGGAGCTTGCTGATGTCATTGTG AAACCCCACGATCCTGCCACAGTAGACCAAGTTTTCCGCCTACTGGATGAAGATTCCAAGGGGACTGTggattttaaagaatttcttctGTTGGTATTTAAAGTGACACAGGCTTGCTACAAGACACTAAATGAAAGTCCTGAAGGAGCTTGTGGAACTCAAGAGCCAGAAAGTCAGCACCCTGGGAGCACTCAGCAGATGAGAGATGATCACACCAGCACAGGAAGAGTTGAGAGAGAACAAGACCATAATAGGAATAGAGAAGAAGAGCGGACATTTCcaggacaaaatagaaacaacCTGACCACAAGGACTCAGACTCGGGGACAAGACTTTACTTCTGCTGAAGTATGTGGTCAGGAGAGGCAGCCTGAAACCCAGGAACAGGAGAGAGGAATCCAGCAGATTAGAGACAAAACTGAAGGGCAGAGGCAGACTGAAGCGGGTACCAGGCAGACCAGGGAACAAGGCAGGACCCATCAGACAAATGAGACTGTAACTGGAGGTCAGTCTCAGATTCACACTGGTACCACTCAGATCAGAGAACAAGGCAGGACCCATCAGACAAGTGATACCCTGACTGGGGGTCAATCTCAGACTCACACTGGCACCACTCA AAGAGAACAAGGCAGGACCCATCAGACAAGTGATACCCTGACTGGGGGTCAATCTCAGACTCACACTGGTACCACTCAGACCAGAGAACAAGGCAGGACCCATCAGACAAGTGATACCCTGACTGGAGATCAATCTCAGACTCACACTGGCACCACTCAGACCAGAGAACAAGGCAGGACCCATCAGACAAGTGATACCCTGACTGGGGGTCAATCTCAGACTCACACTGGTACCACTCAGACCAGAGGACAAGGCAGGACCCATCAGACAAGTGATACCCTGACTGGGGGTCAATCTCAGACTCACACTGGCACCACTCAGACCAGAGAACAAGGCAGGACCCATCAGACAAGTGATACCCTGACTGGGGGTCAATCTCAGACTCACACTGGCACCACTCAGACCAGAGAACAAGGCAGGACCCATCAGACAAGTGATACCCTGACTGGGGGTCAATCTCAGACTCACACTGGCACCACTCAGACCAGAGAACAAGACAGGACCCATCAGACAAGTGATACCCTGACTGGGGGTCAATCTCAGACTCACACTGGTACCACTCAGACCAGAGAACAAGGCAGGACCCATCAGACAAATGAGACTGTAACT GGAGGTCAGTCTCAGATTCACACTGGTACCACTCAGATCAGAGAACAAGGCAGGACCCATCAGACAAGTGATACCCTGACTGGGGGTCAATCTCAGACTCACACTGGCACCACTCAGACCAGAGAACAAGGCAGGACCCATCAGACAAGTGATACCCTGACTGGGGGTCAATCTCAGACTCACACTGGTACCACTCAGACCAGAGAACAAGGCAGGACCCATCAGACAAGTGATACCCTGACTGGAGATCAATCTCAGATTCGTATTCATATTTCTCACTCTGGGAAACAGGATCAGAGCCATCATAAAAATGAGTGGATGACTGGAGGTCAGTCTCAGGTTCACACTGGCACCTCTCAGGTAAGAGAACCAGGCAGGACCCATCAGTCAAATGAGTCTATGATTGGAGGTCAGTCTCAGACAGGGATCACTCAGAATAGAAACCATGAGACAGGGTATACTGTCAAGGAACAGTTGGAAACTGGCTATGGCTACTCTAGAGGAACAGAGACCCAAGGACAGAACCAGATAACAAGAGGAACGGTAGTAGGGGGACAGACTCAAACTCAAGCAGGGGAATGGGACCAGACTCAGGCAGGAAGTAGTCAGGGATGGAGCCAAGAAAGGAGCCAACAAACAAGAGGTCAAGGTCACAGCCAGATGGGGAGCTCTTTGTCTGGGAGACAGGACTACAGTGGAAGTCAGACAAGTTGCAGCATGACAGGAGGGTTACTAGAGAGTGATGACTGTCAGACCCAAGAATCCACTATTGGAGGACAGGACTGGAACAGACAGCAGACGAGGGAGACAGTGGTTGAACAGCAGGATCAGAGAAATCTACATGCAAGCGAATCAGAAATTCATGGGCAGAAAACCACTCAGCTTGGAGGAGCAAGCCAGGCTCAGGGAGGAAAGCTAGGTCTCAATGCCCAGAGCCTCTACTCCTACTTCAAAGATAACAAGCCATGA